The following proteins are encoded in a genomic region of Drosophila miranda strain MSH22 chromosome 4, D.miranda_PacBio2.1, whole genome shotgun sequence:
- the LOC108164191 gene encoding trithorax group protein osa, with translation MDKYSQCWKIWLWLWMASALYGVSASEDRTIRLPAAEEPSLGFSGAKDLALPISVASAVVDQKKKPPPVDLLHRSKRTLTTICVEIKPSGPLEEPYYMCKGENFGTENKQSCVEFKPGGAQGELYYMCKGNDFASGNDQGIPANQPSQFGFPSQKQAPPAVAPLYQQQAAPIAHTFPSFPAFGGGLFPNQQQYEEPRRETPTTTYQEQRPNQQGPENPQQQPYNAQQKLQNPQQPPQYPQEQPYKLQQQPQNAPQQQLQYPEYTPQQPHQPQQQFGYSGGTMAPTPSASPAQSYGLPAISRENPGSPPALQYGAPAGPGPTATTTAYNPAAAQKSAAAAKPTQGQQQSIPSYETPVVGSRHQPGLDGDVVGMPRLGFQPEEFRQQYRGSMGEPPMQQQELAEPQMVWLPPSPVAEQHDDPVMRSFYKSLASQPTVRAEGVTVGAAPPTVGAPPPPLRPPHLSKVQPVPPMEPLVGQSYQPSYGQYPESQAPPTLPPPPSAYSRPEVPPSTLEPSTNGYNSYCNGCNVPPIPRQCPAETGVSYSTMCPSFQPVIIAMPCYEQQPTHYLAVPNIVPNGGRIPSTYGNEMPGGSPYGSSFGMHQQVGSPYGTAQQVGSTYGVNQQVGSPFGASQQVGSPFGMATQVGRPFGPNQQVGIPFGANQQVGSPFGTNQQMGSSFGNPLQVGSPFGNAPQSGSPFGMSPQMGSNPGFNMNMGAQVGSPFVPNGPQVGAGFGMGLNPFGPFGSLNPFNPFNRILGAAAPTTPQPQKNGFQRIFQFDSSSTTTEAPSLGSTVQQSSEKSGKLNFSSSTPTAAPSSASSEPSLGASLAGPAEEDEREEDDEGEDEDHMGTTTASTSEADTSVGASLEVIPLGKLTAKDLMNKAEESLKTDDENPSKNEKRKRHNSRTNKGINQKRKYLQQL, from the coding sequence ATGGATAAATATTCACAGTGCTGGAAGATTTGGCTGTGGCTTTGGATGGCCTCTGCACTTTATGGTGTTTCAGCAAGTGAGGATCGGACCATCAGGCTTCCTGCAGCTGAGGAGCCGTCTCTTGGCTTTTCTGGAGCTAAGGATCTGGCCTTACCCATCTCCGTGGCTTCAGCAGTCGTAGATCAAAAGAAGAAACCTCCTCCAGTGGATCTACTCCATCGATCCAAGAGAACTCTGACCACCATCTGCGTGGAGATCAAGCCAAGTGGACCGCTGGAGGAGCCCTACTACATGTGCAAGGGCGAGAATTTCGGAACTGAGAACAAACAAAGTTGCGTGGAATTCAAGCCAGGTGGCGCCCAGGGAGAGCTCTACTACATGTGCAAGGGCAACGATTTTGCAAGTGGAAATGATCAGGGGATACCAGCGAATCAGCCCTCCCAATTTGGGTTTCCTTCCCAGAAGCAGGCGCCACCAGCTGTAGCACCTCTCTATCAACAACAAGCTGCACCGATTGCCCATACCTTTCCATCGTTTCCCGCCTTTGGAGGCGGGTTATTTCCAAACCAACAGCAGTACGAGGAACCCAGGAGGGAAACGCCAACGACGACATATCAGGAGCAGCGTCCGAATCAACAGGGGCCCGAAAAtccccagcagcagccctACAATGCTCAGCAGAAACTCCAAAATCCTCAGCAGCCGCCACAATATCCGCAAGAGCAGCCCTACAAGCTCCAACAGCAGCCCCAAAATGCTCCTCAGCAGCAGCTCCAATATCCAGAGTACACTCCTCAACAGCCCCACCAGCCTCAACAGCAATTTGGATACTCTGGCGGCACCATGGCTCCCACTCCGTCTGCATCTCCTGCGCAGTCATATGGCCTGCCAGCAATTTCTCGCGAAAATCCAGGCAGCCCGCCAGCACTTCAATACGGAGCTCCTGCAGGCCCAGGCCCAACGGCCACGACCACTGCATATAATCCTGCAGCAGCTCAGAAGTCGGCGGCAGCTGCAAAACCAACGCAGGGACAGCAGCAGTCGATTCCCTCGTACGAAACTCCAGTGGTAGGAAGTCGTCATCAGCCTGGATTGGATGGGGATGTGGTGGGGATGCCCAGACTGGGTTTCCAACCGGAGGAATTCAGACAGCAGTATCGCGGTTCCATGGGAGAGCCACcgatgcagcagcaggagctggCAGAGCCACAAATGGTTTGGTTACCTCCTTCGCCAGTGGCTGAGCAACACGATGATCCCGTAATGAGAAGCTTTTACAAGAGCCTGGCTTCACAACCAACAGTAAGAGCAGAAGGAGTAACAGTAGGAGCAGCACCACCAACAGTAggagcaccaccaccaccgctaAGGCCACCACATCTCAGCAAAGTGCAACCTGTACCTCCTATGGAACCGTTAGTGGGTCAAAGCTATCAGCCATCCTACGGCCAATACCCAGAATCTCAGGCTCCGCCAACATTGCCCCCGCCTCCTTCTGCATATTCCCGACCAGAAGTGCCTCCATCCACCTTGGAACCCTCAACAAATGGCTACAATTCCTACTGCAATGGATGCAATGTTCCGCCCATACCCCGCCAATGTCCAGCGGAAACTGGAGTCAGCTACAGCACAATGTGTCCCAGTTTTCAGCCTGTTATTATAGCCATGCCCTGCTACGAACAGCAGCCCACGCATTATCTGGCCGTGCCAAATATAGTTCCAAACGGAGGCAGGATTCCGAGCACGTATGGAAATGAGATGCCTGGTGGGAGTCCCTATGGATCGTCATTTGGTATGCATCAACAGGTGGGAAGTCCGTATGGTACGGCCCAGCAGGTGGGCAGCACATACGGAGTGAATCAGCAGGTGGGCAGCCCCTTCGGAGCGAGTCAGCAGGTAGGAAGTCCTTTTGGAATGGCAACACAGGTTGGACGTCCTTTTGGACCAAATCAACAGGTTGGAATTCCTTTTGGAGCAAATCAACAGGTTGGCAGTCCTTTTGGAACGAATCAACAGATGGGTAGCTCCTTCGGCAATCCACTTCAGGTGGGCAGTCCCTTCGGAAATGCTCCACAATCTGGCAGCCCCTTCGGAATGTCACCACAGATGGGTAGTAATCCCGGATTCAACATGAATATGGGCGCACAAGTGGGCAGCCCTTTTGTCCCGAATGGCCCCCAAGTTGGTGCAGGCTTCGGAATGGGTCTGAACCCGTTTGGCCCATTCGGAAGCCTGAATCCGTTTAATCCATTCAACAGAATTCTGGGCGCTGCAGCTCCCACAACACCACAGCCCCAAAAGAATGGATTCCAGCGCATTTTCCAGTTTGACAGCTCCTCGACAACAACAGAGGCACCATCCTTGGGCTCAACTGTTCAGCAATCTTCGGAAAAGTCGGGGAAACTGAACTTTTCCAGCAGCACACCGACGGCAGCTCCGAGCTCTGCTTCATCGGAGCCTAGCTTGGGGGCTTCCCTCGCGGGCCCTGCCGAAGAGGATGAACGCGAGGAGGATGATGAGGGAGAAGACGAAGACCATATGGGGACCACAACTGCATCCACAAGTGAAGCTGATACTTCTGTAGGCGCCTCTCTCGAGGTTATACCCTTGGGGAAGCTCACTGCCAAGGACCTCATGAACAAGGCCGAGGAGAGTCTCAAGACGGACGACGAGAATCCATCGAAGAACGAAAAGCGCAAACGCCACAATTCCCGAACCAACAAGGGGATTAACCAGAAGCGAAAATATCTCCAGCAACTGTAG
- the LOC108163117 gene encoding C-type lectin 37Da-like isoform X1, giving the protein MLLRYTGLFAFACLGLFSPTGAAIIATDTDGISRSNLTLGPFVKIGNGLYYIEVMLQKNWFDAYESCRRMGAALISFETILEWHLINMYLFKMNIYDIYWTSGNNLSNGGRHTWHSTGAPVTLDIWAPGEPNNRGGNEHCDELGYLGTSTNYNVFNDKDCSVQRRYICEAL; this is encoded by the exons ATGCTTCTGAGATACACTGGACTCTTTGCCTTCGCTTGCTTGGGATTGTTTTCCCCCACAGGGGCAGCTATAATAGCAACGGACACAGATG GAATTTCTCGATCGAACTTAACTCTTGGTCCATTCGTTAAGATTGGTAATGGATTGTACTACATAGAGGTGATGCTACAAAAGAACTGGTTTGACGCCTACGAATCTTGTCGCCGCATGGGAGCTGCATTAATCTCCTTCGAGACCATCCTGGAGTGGCATTTGATCAATATGTATCTCTTTAAAATGAATATCTATGATATTTATTGGACTTCAGGCAATAATTTATCCAATGGAGGCAGACATACTTGGCATTCAACGGGAGCACCCGTGACACTGGATATCTGGGCTCCGGGGGAACCAAATAACCGTGGGGGAAACGAGCACTGTGACGAATTGGGATATTTAGGAACCAGCACGAATTACAATGTATTTAATGATAAAGATTGTTCAGTGCAGAGGCGCTATATTTGTGAGGCACTCTAG
- the LOC108163117 gene encoding C-type lectin 37Da-like isoform X2 has product MLLRYTGLFAFACLGLFSPTGAAIIATDTDGISRSNLTLGPFVKIGNGLYYIEVMLQKNWFDAYESCRRMGAALISFETILEWHLINMYLFKMNIYDIYWTSGNNLSNGGRHTWHSTGAPVTLDIWAPGEPNNRGGNEHCDELGYLGTSTNICEAL; this is encoded by the exons ATGCTTCTGAGATACACTGGACTCTTTGCCTTCGCTTGCTTGGGATTGTTTTCCCCCACAGGGGCAGCTATAATAGCAACGGACACAGATG GAATTTCTCGATCGAACTTAACTCTTGGTCCATTCGTTAAGATTGGTAATGGATTGTACTACATAGAGGTGATGCTACAAAAGAACTGGTTTGACGCCTACGAATCTTGTCGCCGCATGGGAGCTGCATTAATCTCCTTCGAGACCATCCTGGAGTGGCATTTGATCAATATGTATCTCTTTAAAATGAATATCTATGATATTTATTGGACTTCAGGCAATAATTTATCCAATGGAGGCAGACATACTTGGCATTCAACGGGAGCACCCGTGACACTGGATATCTGGGCTCCGGGGGAACCAAATAACCGTGGGGGAAACGAGCACTGTGACGAATTGGGATATTTAGGAACCAGCACGA ATATTTGTGAGGCACTCTAG
- the LOC108164179 gene encoding mitochondrial uncoupling protein 4C-like, with protein sequence MDKDPQKHSILKSNKMDRRPQLPPVNVAEPLTVRSVLQLYFNTFLGANFAESFVFPLDVAKTRMQVEGEEAKKTGAKVPNALATLKSMVKNEGPKTLYAGFSAMVARNLIFNSMRVVLYDVFRRQFIRVDENKKESLSVSSALMCGFVAGCIAQALANPFDIVKVRMQTEGRRRQLGHKPRVSNMFNAFTGIYREGGLPSMWRGITPSCLRACLMTAGDVGTYDLSKRFFKNLLELDDGLRLRFLSSMCAGLAASVLSNPADVIKSRVMNQQTDAAGKNLTYKNSMDCLVKTVREEGVLTLYKGLLPCWFRLGPFSILFWLSVEFLRDLEGQTGF encoded by the coding sequence ATGGACAAGGATCCTCAAAAACACTCTATATTAAAGTCCAATAAAATGGACAGACGACCACAATTGCCGCCAGTAAATGTCGCTGAACCGCTGACGGTTCGATCGGTCCTCCAACTGTATTTTAACACCTTTCTGGGCGCCAATTTCGCCGAGTCTTTTGTGTTTCCATTGGACGTGGCCAAGACCCGGATGCAGGTGGAGGGCGAGGAGGCCAAGAAGACGGGCGCCAAGGTACCCAATGCCTTGGCCACACTCAAAAGTATGGTCAAGAACGAGGGACCCAAGACGCTCTATGCTGGATTTTCGGCCATGGTGGCCCGGAATTTGATCTTCAACTCGATGAGGGTTGTGCTATACGATGTCTTTCGGCGGCAGTTCATTCGCGTGGACGAAAACAAGAAGGAAAGCCTGTCCGTATCCTCGGCCCTGATGTGCGGCTTCGTCGCTGGCTGCATTGCCCAGGCTTTGGCCAATCCCTTTGATATCGTAAAGGTGCGCATGCAGACGGAGGGCCGTCGCCGCCAGTTGGGCCACAAACCTCGGGTCAGCAATATGTTCAACGCCTTCACGGGCATCTATCGCGAGGGTGGCCTCCCCAGCATGTGGAGGGGCATAACTCCAAGCTGCCTGCGCGCCTGCCTTATGACCGCCGGCGATGTGGGCACCTACGATCTGAGCAAGCGTTTCTTCAAAAATCTACTCGAGCTGGACGATGGCCTTAGGCTGCGATTTCTCTCCTCCATGTGCGCTGGTCTGGCGGCCAGTGTTCTCAGCAATCCCGCTGATGTGATCAAATCCCGAGTAATGAATCAACAAACGGATGCAGCGGGCAAGAATCTCACCTACAAGAACTCCATGGACTGTCTCGTGAAAACTGTCAGAGAGGAGGGGGTTCTAACGTTGTACAAGGGCCTGCTCCCTTGCTGGTTCCGTCTGGGTCCGTTCTCGATACTGTTCTGGTTATCAGTGGAGTTTTTGAGAGATTTGGAGGGACAAACGGGGTTTTAA
- the LOC108163116 gene encoding transmembrane protein 138: MTAWPPFDVTTVEGQQKQTNPQDNQKGWHLVSPHKKGTNKHLRIFKDQKMKLTRGRYTYLLMAQMALLAGDLFFNAFGASLARNHLQTSIFFFVTQDALIIVEYLLFTLALHSTCVYQVGASHIILRNCKLFLGSITIYFLLSASQHFWIVYQSRLSAGENQNQEWPLGLYALAVIHRIMSVFYYYSSKSTALTMADPRYKEEHLDWIAEQLGDK, from the exons ATGACCGCATGGCCACCGTTTGACGTCACTACGGTCGAAGGACAACAGAAGCAAACAAACCCCCAGGACAACCAAAAGGGTTGGCATTTAGTAAGCCCACACAAAAAAGGAACAAACAAACATTTAAGGATATTTAAGGACCAAAAGATGAAGCTCACACGCGGACGTTACACGTATCTTTTGATGGCCCAAATGGCACTGCTCGCTGGAGATTTGTTCTTCAATGCCTTTGGGGCATCGCTGGCCAGGAATCATCTACAGACATCCATATTTTTCTTTGT CACCCAAGATGCATTGATTATTGTCGAGTATTTACTCTTCACTTTGGCCCTGCATTCGACGTGTGTTTATCAAGTGGGAGCCTCGCATATAATTCTGAGGAATTGCAAGCTCTTTTTGGGGAGCATTACCATATATTTTCTGCTCTCGGCCTCACAGCATTTCTGGATCGTCTATCAGAGTCGATTGTCGGCGGGAGAGAATCAGAATCAGGAATGGCCTTTGGGTCTCTATGCATTGGCTGTCATCCATCGAATAA TGTCGGTTTTCTATTATTATAGCTCCAAATCGACGgctttgacaatggcagatcCCCGCTACAAGGAGGAACATCTTGATTGGATTGCAGAGCAATTGGGGGATAAGTAA
- the LOC108164322 gene encoding extensin, translating to MLRRSTILVVLCCALSLSSGIQELDPIPSNRIAGPGEPMYYLMADAGSSVGPNDALKRTNRSLLKWWDDLFRQNNCCNNNNNVLYPPLAPVAPVVQPQTNCNGNGLQLQDLDPFKQMKLFKKIPDLFGNPIGNCGGLCGGNCGQPVLQPQVNYLAPQPTPGYGGDDYAKPNPEYNGPGDGDAGYVAPVVAPPVTYDAPAPPPSSYEAPAPSYVDPAPPAPVYDAPAPPAPSYEAPTPSYEQPASAPEAYSKVEDYSPPASSYPAAQPPQIVYQPIIYVSAPPASRTDVATKVQVDEQSYNNQPAAPVYEAPAAPVYEAPPTAYAPPPPPQPSATPCGSYLPLWGVPVYNYGAQAAAPPAPPAYAPAPVAPPAYAPAPQSPGYATPSCETPIRLSLIDQPYRVAPELFEEYNYRLGLAAQNRL from the coding sequence ATGTTGAGGAGATCAACTATTCTAGTGGTGCTCTGCTGTGCCCTAAGCCTCTCCAGTGGGATTCAGGAGTTGGATCCCATCCCATCCAATAGGATTGCTGGTCCAGGCGAACCCATGTACTATCTGATGGCAGATGCTGGCTCATCGGTGGGTCCCAACGATGCACTGAAGCGCACAAATCGCTCGCTTCTCAAATGGTGGGACGATCTTTTCCGTCAAAACAATtgttgcaacaacaacaacaatgtcCTGTATCCACCTCTGGCCCCTGTTGCACCTGTTGTCCAACCCCAAACGAATTGCAATGGCAATGGCCTGCAGTTGCAGGATCTGGATCCCTTTAAGCAAATGAAATTGTTTAAGAAGATCCCCGATCTATTTGGCAATCCGATCGGAAATTGTGGGGGACTGTGCGGTGGCAATTGCGGACAGCCGGTGTTGCAGCCGCAGGTAAACTATTTGGCGCCTCAGCCAACTCCTGGTTATGGTGGGGATGATTATGCCAAGCCGAATCCTGAGTATAATGGTCCTGGCGACGGCGATGCGGGTTATGTGGCTCCAGTGGTGGCTCCTCCGGTTACGTATGATGCTCCAGCGCCACCTCCTTCCAGCTATGAGGCGCCTGCTCCTAGCTATGTTGATCCCGCTCCCCCTGCACCCGTCTACGATGCTCCTGCACCGCCTGCTCCTAGCTATGAAGCTCCTACTCCCAGCTACGAACAGCCTGCATCCGCACCAGAGGCCTATAGCAAAGTGGAAGACTATTCCCCGCCTGCCAGCTCTTATCCTGCCGCACAACCACCGCAGATTGTCTATCAACCCATCATCTATGTCTCTGCACCACCAGCATCCAGGACAGACGTTGCCACAAAGGTGCAAGTAGATGAACAGAGCTACAACAATCAGCCAGCAGCTCCTGTCTATGAAGCGCCAGCGGCTCCTGTCTATGAAGCCCCACCAACCGCATAcgcaccaccgccgccgccacaaCCTTCTGCCACGCCCTGCGGTAGTTATCTGCCTCTTTGGGGCGTTCCTGTCTATAACTATGGGGCGCAAGCAGCGGCTCCTCCTGCACCACCTGCATACGCCCCTGCGCCAGTGGCACCTCCGGCCTATGCACCTGCCCCTCAATCACCTGGCTATGCAACGCCCAGCTGTGAGACGCCCATACGACTCTCGTTGATCGATCAACCGTATCGCGTGGCACCAGAACTCTTTGAAGAATACAACTACCGTCTGGGTTTGGCCGCACAGAATCGATTATAG
- the LOC108161401 gene encoding vitelline membrane protein Vm26Ab has protein sequence MAFNIGNILLIAAVVAAVAGETIQLQPTQGILIPAPLAENIRVSRAAYGGGYGAPAAAPSYSAPAAPSYSAPAAPSYSAPAAPSYSAPAAPSYSAPAAPSYAAPAAPSYSPPAAPAAPSYAAPAGIPSPPCPKNYLFSCQPSLQPVPCSAPAPSYGSAGAYSQYVPQYAVPYVREFL, from the coding sequence ATGGCTTTCAATATTGGTAACATCCTCCTCATTGCCGCCGTTGTGGCCGCCGTTGCCGGGGAAACCATTCAGCTGCAGCCGACGCAGGGCATCCTCATCCCGGCACCGTTGGCGGAGAATATCCGTGTGTCGAGGGCCGCCTATGGCGGTGGCTATGGCGCCCCAGCGGCAGCTCCGTCGTACTCCGCACCCGCTGCTCCATCGTACTCCGCACCCGCTGCTCCATCGTACTCCGCACCCGCTGCTCCATCGTACTCCGCACCCGCTGCTCCATCGTACTCTGCACCCGCTGCTCCATCGTACGCCGCACCCGCTGCTCCATCGTACTCCCCACCCGCTGCACCCGCCGCCCCGTCGTATGCTGCCCCCGCAGGCATCCCATCGCCGCCATGCCCCAAGAACTATCTGTTCAGCTGCCAGCCCTCCCTGCAGCCCGTCCCCTGCTCGGCCCCAGCTCCATCGTATGGCTCCGCTGGCGCCTACTCGCAGTATGTGCCACAATATGCGGTGCCTTACGTCAGGGAATTCTTGTAA
- the LOC108164325 gene encoding myosin heavy chain IB, with protein sequence MWKYLVLFGGLWLFGFSVAPCQGYTTRCVRSLPLPLYHFIPVRLYTPQTLLEGLNHEDLQRERRQQQIVQEVIVENNFGGGFGGPSFGPPPFGRPPFGGGGFGPGRFGPGRGGGGFGGGFGGSFGGGFGGSFARSYNQEEEKLQVPQYSAPATPSAPAYSAPAPCAPPAAPSAPPPPAPSGIPSPECPKNYVFSCEAVIKPVPCAASSSCGY encoded by the coding sequence ATGTGGAAGTATCTGGTGCTCTTTGGGGGTCTCTGGCTCTTTGGCTTCAGTGTGGCACCGTGTCAGGGCTACACCACTCGCTGTGTGCGGagcctgcccctgccactctATCATTTCATACCCGTCCGCCTCTACACGCCGCAGACGCTGCTCGAGGGCCTGAATCACGAGGATCTGCAGCGGGAGCGACGACAGCAGCAGATCGTACAGGAGGTCATTGTGGAGAATAATTTTGGAGGCGGTTTTGGTGGTCCATCGTTCGGCCCTCCCCCATTCGGGCGTCCTCCGTTTGGAGGAGGAGGCTTTGGGCCCGGCAGATTCGGACCTGGGCGTGGCGGCGGTGGCTTTGGCGGAGGTTTTGGTGGCTCCTTTGGCGGTGGCTTTGGCGGTTCATTTGCTCGTAGCTACAACCAGGAGGAAGAGAAGCTGCAAGTTCCGCAATATAGTGCCCCTGCTACTCCAAGTGCTCCGGCGTACAGTGCTCCTGCTCCAtgtgctcctcctgctgctccaagtgctcctcctcctcctgctcccaGTGGCATACCATCGCCGGAATGTCCAAAGAACTATGTGTTCTCCTGTGAGGCGGTCATCAAGCCCGTTCCCTGTGCTGCTTCCAGCTCTTGTGGTTATTGA
- the LOC108164178 gene encoding mitochondrial uncoupling protein 4C-like, with protein sequence MTREDAPQNYIRHKYLSPTICYLENGKTQPFSGMFALYFNTFLGATNAEFFTYPMDVTKTRLHLQGEAAEKSGRGKPRLGMMGTALGMARQEGLSGLYAGLSAMIIRNLFFNGLRVVFYDCLRSRLAYVDPGSDKEVLTVSRGFGAGCLAGCAAQFIANPLDVVKIRMQMEGRRRALGHPARVSNVRQALGDAYQHGGLRSLWKGCGPSCARAMLMTAGDTACYDLSKRHFMAWLQWPDDLFIQFLSSISAGFAASALSTPTDVVKSRIMNQPTDKSGKGLHYKNAFDCYLKLITQEGPTAMYKGFIPCWMRIGPWSVVFWVTFKNLRKLQGQTGF encoded by the exons ATGACCCGTGAGGATGCACCCCAGAATTATATCCGTCATAAATATCTCTCACCGACCATTTGCTATTTGGAGAATGGCAAGACTCAGCCTTTCAGTGGCATGTTTGCCCTGTACTTCAACACCTTTTTGGGTGCCACAAATGCAGAGTTCTTCACGTATCCTATGGATGTCACCAAGACTCGCCTGCATTTGCAGGGAGAGGCGGCGGAGAAGTCGGGACGGGGTAAGCCCCGGCTCGGAATGATGGGCACTGCTCTGGGCATGGCACGGCAGGAGGGTCTGAGCGGTCTCTATGCCGGATTGTCCGCCATGATCATCAGGAATCTCTTCTTCAATGGCTTGCGTGTGGTATTCTATGACTGCCTTCGCTCGAGATTGGCCTATGTCGATCCTGGCAGTGACAAGGAGGTTTTGACAGTGTCCCGTGGATTTGGTGCAGGTTGCTTGGCAGGGTGTGCTGCTCAGTTTATAGCCAATCCTCTGGACGTTGTCAAAATTCGCATGCAAATGGAGGGCAGACGCAGGGCTCTTGGACATCCGGCGCGAGTGAGTAATGTCAGGCAGGCATTGGGGGATGCCTACCAGCATGGCGGCTTGCGATCGTTGTGGAAGGGCTGTGGCCCCAGCTGTGCACGCGCCATGCTAATGACAGCTG GGGACACAGCCTGCTACGATCTAAGCAAACGTCACTTCATGGCCTGGCTACAATGGCCAGATGACCTTTTCATTCAATTTCTATCGTCCATTTCTGCGGGTTTTGCAGCAAGTGCTTTGAGCACTCCCACGGATGTGGTCAAGTCGAGGATTATGAATCAGCCGACGGATAAGTCTGGCAAAGGTCTGCACTATAAGAACGCCTTCGACTGCTATTTAAAGCTCATCACACAAGAGGGTCCCACGGCCATGTACAAGGGTTTTATACCCTGTTGGATGCGCATAGGTCCTTGGTCGGTGGTATTTTGGGTTACCTTTAAGAACCTCAGAAAGTTGCAGGGACAAACGGGGTTTTGA
- the LOC108164212 gene encoding vitelline membrane protein Vm26Aa, producing the protein MNSFVCFALIALAATSALATPTNVGSSANAGSTVSLASQDGEVEGITNQGYGDLTRLRKSAYGGSSGGGSYGGSSIPAPPCPKNYLFSCQPNLAPVPCSAPAPSYGSAGAYSSPVATYVAPNYGVPQHQQQLYSAAYVPQQAYGYHY; encoded by the coding sequence ATGAACTCCTTTGTGTGCTTCGCCCTCATCGCCCTGGCTGCCACCTCCGCTCTGGCCACACCCACCAATGTTGGATCTTCTGCCAACGCCGGCTCCACCGTCTCTCTGGCCTCCCAGGATGGCGAGGTTGAGGGCATCACCAACCAGGGCTATGGAGATCTGACCCGTCTGCGCAAGTCCGCCTACGGCGGCAGCTCCGGCGGCGGCAGCTATGGTGGATCCAGCATCCCTGCCCCACCGTGCCCCAAGAACTACCTGTTCAGCTGCCAGCCCAATCTTGCCCCAGTGCCATGCAGCGCCCCAGCACCTAGCTACGGATCCGCTGGCGCCTACTCCTCGCCGGTGGCCACCTATGTGGCACCCAACTACGGCGTGCctcagcaccagcagcagctctaCAGCGCTGCCTATGTGCCCCAGCAGGCCTATGGCTACCATTACTAA